The genomic region AATGCCATATACTCATATAATCGTAaccttttacttaagtaatattataaaaaaaaaggtgacttcaacttctaccaaagtaatttttgTTTCCAGTTTCATATCTGACTCTGTGATTAATATGTACCGGGAAAAATGAGACAGTTCTGGTTTTCCCCATATGCTTCAACGCAACACGTTTTATTTTCGGTTTCATTATCAACAATATCTGGAATGTCCGGAGCATTCACTcgccgtacacacacacacacacacagagagagagagagacactggcACCGCTTATTCTTCTCCTTTTaactctctgctgctctcaaAGAATCCTCTCTGAAGCTTTCACTTTTAGTATATGACCCACTGTGTCCTCAAGCGTGTCTATATTCACCAACTCCTCCGATTTCTGACCAAACAAGAGGAAATAATGTTTTCCCGTGGTGTATTTGTGGCTCTTTCTTTTATGGTGACTTTCCTGCGCACTGTCTCCAGCTGTGGTGAGTCTGAGATTTTACTATTTTAGTCCCGGGAGTGCATTTATGTGTTATCAAATGGACTAACTCTTATAGTTAGTTGAACTATTCTTCATTGAAAGGCTTTCGTTGCTATGGAGATACTGTGTAGCCTTTGAGAATACCTATTGGCCAcgtttgtgcacacaaacaaggaaTTCTACACGGCGGTGAaattagtttcaggttggatattcgcTCCAGATCTAGCGGCACCCTCCCCCGTCTCCACCCAGGGATTGGAGCACGATCACGGCTTGTTCAAAGTCCGACTCATCGCTCTTGACTACCGCGGTCTCATTGAGGGACCATCAACAAATTAACGTTTGTTAAAcgttaaatgttgaaatgttaatatttaaattaaaaaaataataaaaacatatgagACGTATTAAAATGGTGTGTCGTGACTTGTCAGTCTAGtattatggtttttttttttttacttgaccgGCCCCCGACCAGACGAGACCGTAAGTGGCCCgcagtttgagacccctgtccTAGACTGAGTCTTTATGCCACCAGGTAGTCCAGTGACGTAAAGTTTTTATCAATTGATTTCGTTCATGCGTGTAACGTGTGGCACACTCATTTAACCAGGAATATGGATGGAATATGAACgttcaaatgtgatttttcttcttcttcttcttctttcaataACAGATTATAACTGTACATATAGACCTTACTTCATCCCGTCCCGCCTGGTGGTGAAGCACGGTGACTCGACCTCCGCGGCGTGCCATCTGTGCTCGTCTTGCCAGGACAATAAGTTCATGTTGGAATTCCCTGCGGGAGAAGACAGCCGCAACGGGACCGTGATTTCATGGACGTCTCCGAAAATGACTGAATGGGGCAGATCTGTTTTGTGTCACTATAGTATTACGGCTACTGACAAGATGTGCTGCAGCGAGCTGCCTGTGACCGTTTACAGTAAGTGCACAGAAATGAAAGACAGTGTTTAAAGGTCACCGGCCTTTATGAAACAGAAAGCTACCTGAAGAGTAGAGAACAATATGGATGTCTACCATGTTAATGTGTCACTCCagaattatatatgtatgtatatgtatacatatacatatatatgatattattttGACATATATGATATTATTTTGACATCAAAATTCAGTTCTTACTAACAGTTGTTATTAACTCTTAAACAcccaagcctcaaaatgtctgtctggacttttagacttattttaaccataaaagggccagaaaatgtcctgtgagttagtgtttttgctcatttttccagaataacttccagtGAATGtttacaattcaaaatgaagaaaaacaaatgataatGAACAAACTATAATGACCTTGGTTGGTAAGCACTGGTTAATACTCATGTCAGTATTTGTGAGTCGGACTCTTGTCCCTTTCTCTGCAGAGCCTCCAGACAGTGTGTCAATCGGCTTTGCAAATCACTCTGGGCAGTTGTACGAGGCTCGTCAGTACACTCTACAGTGTAAAGTGCACAACGTTGGTCCTGTTCGATATGTCAAAGTGACCTTCTACAGAGGGAGCACGGTGCTTGAGCGACTACCGGCAAAGAACTCTGTTAATGAAGCCCGCGAGAACGTGACCTACACTCTGAACGTCAACGCCAGTAAAGAAGATGACGGCGTCCAGTACAGGTGTGAAGCCAAGCTGGAGCTGGGATCTGAGGGACCACAGAAGCCTCcaatgatgacgtcacaaaccATCACCGCCACCGTCCACTGTGAGTCCtccaaaaagaaacacagctcTTACAAATTGTTCTATTGTTGCCATGAACAAAACATCTTGTATTTCTTCTTCCCTTGATCAACACGCAGATAAGCCTCAGCGACAGGACCCAACACCTCCAGATCAGATCACCGTCACACAAGGAGACACTCTCCAGATGAACTGCACGGCTGAGGGAAACCCCCACCCCTCGTACAGCTGGAGGTTCCTGCCTGCGAGTCTCCCGCTCTCCAACAACAGCGTTCTCACCATCAAGTCAGCGGCTTTTGCGCACCAAGGAAACTACACCTGTTCTGTCAGCAATGGCGTGGGGACACTCGATGTGAATTTCAACGTAGTTGTCAAaggtgagtgttttttgtttttttcctgtataAGTTGCATTATAAATGCATCCGAGCATCACACAGCGTAACTAACATGGAAGAGTTCAGAGTGGGAGTAGTAATAATTAAGCAGAAGCCACAAAATAgaaattttttcttcattttttcttcataaaaacgaACCAAgttaactttgaaatgtgatgtatttacaaatttcacaaattcaatcagatttttaaaaatCGGAGTTCAGGTGTATTTATATCGTTGGTGAAAATAGACACAAAaatcatgtcatcagattgcctataagttgtgctgaaaaaaaggacactCTATATGGCACATTCTTAGAGGTgtaaagtaatgaattacatttactctaGTTACTGTAACTAAGGAGTTTTTTGTGtactcatttttaaaatttgcaATTTTACCTtacttaaatatgttttttggaaGACTAGCAAAGGCAATAAtgcattgtaaaaataattaaagggCAGATATAATCACaccacaaactttatttaaacaatagtGCACTATCAGatcaaattaaacagcaaacataaaaccacacaaattaaatataaaatccaATAAAAGTAGTCTACGCTCAATCCAGAATGGACAGCATTTGCATGCAGAGCACTGATTGGCTCCGGGGAAAGCAGCGAACAGGGTGCATCGAATGATCAAAGGTAAAATACTGATTGTTGCATCCCTAATGAGGAAGTGGCGTTTACtgaggtccctgagtgagtgtgGAAGTTAAAGCAATTGTGACCTTTGAATGGGTCAAAGTttactgatacattatgtgttcacatgttttattttgtcagcacttattcttatagcctctgtatatacgttttaatgggaaaaaaatgtgtgtttgtgctgccgCCTTGGCCAGGTCACGCTTAAAAAAGAGGTTTCGAATCTCAATGAGTTTTTTACCCGGttaataaaggaaaataaataaataaaaaataacattactaTACGTTAATTATAATCACCAGTACAATCAAAGGTTAGGTTTGTAATTTCCTGACAGTTTGGTCAGTGGAAAgtctacaaaacaaacacaaagtgcttTCAGTACTGCTTTCTTACTTATTGTGAACTGACATTTACTCCTGTAAAACAAAGAAGGAAGTTCATTGTGACTATTTTAGGAATGTACTTTCTGTGAcgttttctattttctgttccCTGTGCAGCAAACATTATCCCTTACATTGCAATAGCCACTGCCGTAGTTCTGGTTGTAATAGTTGGAGGAGTCGTCCATTGGTACAGACACAGCCGAAGAGGACAATACAACCTGAGGGATGTTTTTCATCTAAATAAACCACACATCGCCGTGCCCACTGCAGAGTAAGACTGTGGGAAGGAAATGTGCACAAACCATCTGGAGCAGCTGTTTTTGATGACACGCAGTGTTGAAGATACTGTCCAATAACATACTACAATGTCGGACTTATGGCTTGACCCCCTTCCTGTCATCTTTCTGCCGACGTcatctgatgaaataaaatgcctCATATACTTAGATTTCTCAAAAACAGGAATTGAAGTCATGCCTCATCTTGTGCAATCCAGGCACATAATGGAACAAGCTGCTTGTCCAAACACAAGTGCGGTGATGCATTTATATGTTTGCATAAGTTGAATGGCGCTCAACTTTAAGACAGACCTTCATGACTCAAACTGCCGTCAATGAAATCCTTTTGTTAAATTACATAATAAAtagtgtgtttgagtgttttgtcaAGGACTCAAGGGTTAAGAATCTGTACTTGTGAGTTAAAAGGCAAATCCTGTGTAAATGTGAAGTAAATGTAAAGTACATGCGACTTTCTCTGGCTACGTATGCCACATTATCTTATCTGAACTGATCGTTTGTGTGACAAATGGAAAAATATTGCACCAGTAATGTGTCAGTAGTTGACGCGTTCATGCCCCTTTGTTTCTATTTCCTATTCCCATTTAGTAATTTCCTAAATTAGATGAGCAcagttgctttaaaaaaacaaattcacagaAATACTCTGTTGTTACAGATTCTCAAAACAAAACTACCATACTGTATAAGGCccgttaaaaaaagaaaagtataatATGGTTTTTGTGGTACCAAACATTTCAAAAGAAGTCAGTgctactgtacatacacatgtaaatGTGGCCTCGACTTAAATAAGCTCATAGTTTTAGTCTTTTCATGGAGGAAATGTCGATTATCTCAAAGGTTTATGCTTGAATTGATGTACTACCATGAGAATGCGTGTAGTTCATATACGTTTGTTggagaaaacaatgtttttgtagCGTCTGTTGACATATCTGAGTCTGACTGTCCTCAGTTTGGCTTGAATTCCTATAATGTCATTTCACTGTATTTAGAACACTGTGTCACATTTACAGagatgcaggtttttttttattgctgtttcaGATTATTAATGGTGAATTAACTATGTTGACACAGCACATGGTTATGATTTATATGAAAAGTCAAAAGTCGAAGTAATGCATGAATATAGAGTGTCTCAATGTAGCTGACTTTTCCTTTGCAATAAGTTGAGGGGAGACAACTATGatcttgatgttttttgtttgatcttgtcactgaaaataacatttagatCTTGTGCACTGAGTCTGACCTTGCGATAACCCACGCTTCAtgttctgtgtgcatgtgcatgcatgtgtgttgttgtgcaagATAAGTTACAATAAAGAAGAATCTAAACTTGCCTCATAGTATGAATAAATGTTATCTGACATGCTTGCTAAGTTTggcttaaaataaaatgacaaattaattGCCGTTTTCCTGTGAGATTTCCTCATGTATTACTTAACTATGCTAGAACTCTGCATCTCCAAGGGCTTTACCGGAAAACACACTGCAGAAAATATTTAGGGTGGAGTCAGTAAATACATCCTAGAAatatttctctctcccttttctatccctccccctcttcctcttcttcctcctcccattACAGGAAGATACTTGGAgcaaaagagaggaggaaaggaggagcCCATGTCCCTGTATATTTTACCCCTGAATGTTGAACGTGGATTATCAGATGTTCCAGTCGTGACGGCACAACCTgttaactgaaaataaaaggaTCTGTCTCTATAAGTATAAAATGAGACATTAAGGTTGTATTCAACACATTGATATCTACTAGTGTACtggaaatcaaacatttttactgtgcagttaaaaaaatagAGACATTTCAAGTTAAAGGTCCCACAGTAAttgaaaaaatacacaataaaaacataattttccaTGACATCTGGACAAGACTGGCTGgcttgtgttcaggacatctgTGACATCATAATGGAAATCAGACATTACTCCACAGTTTTTGATACATCTCAAGTGAAATGTCCCACATTCACACTTTTTACTAGTATGAAATTATCTTTgtgatgtaataaaaataaaattttcaACACAAGTTATGGAACTGCTAGCTCATGGAAAACTTTAtctcaataaaacatttttttattcagataTGTGCTTTCAAACGGGCACTCAGAGATACGGTGCTCtgggtgtgttttattttgaaaaccggatgtcGATATCCTTGCAAATCAGCATGATTCATTGGTTCgcaagatttatttttattttcattaaccgTAAAAGCATTTGTAAGATAGTTAGTTTGAACATGaagtaaacaaaaatgaagtaacaataaagtaaaaatgtcattcCAGTATGCTAGTCGTCAcagatgtcctgaacacaagcTAGCCAGTCTTGTCCAGACGTTTTgggaaaatcatgttttttaattaattatgtcatatttgagcactcattgttttatttaaaaaaacggAAGTCGATATCCTTACAAATCAACATGATTAATTGATTGGCAggatttatacatttatttattttttaccataaGAGACTTTGTAAGGAGGGCGTTAAAAGATAGTTAGCTAATAGCTTGACTaggaagtaaacaaaaaaaaaaaaaattaaatcacgGACATTGGCTGGTTACCCAGCGCTCGTTTGTCACTGGTCTCTGATTCCCTCACTAATAGGATTGACTCACGGTCCATTGCTGTCCTCTTGTCAGTGTCGTGTCCCTGTCGAAAGCAAATCCCCCGCAGCTTCTCGCCGTGCTGTAACTGACAGTGAGTCACCGTCGGCGGGGGGCACAGAGGAGGCTGAAGCGGCCTGACGATGAGCTGCGGCGCCGGCATCGACTACAGCGTGTGGGACCACATCGACGTGTCAGACGACGAGGACGTGACATGTCCGTTCGTGGACACACCGAGTCTATTCAGAATGAGACACCGGGTCAGCAGTGAAATGTGTTGTAGTCGTGAAGTCTGGAGTCCCACATCCGGTTAGTTTTTAACAGTAGAAGTGACTTCAGTGTTAGTGACTACCCAGCTAACAATGTTTGcttcccagaacgttctgggaacgttATCATTTTGTACTGGGAATGTTCCCTGACGCCTTTCTATGGCCTTCAtagaacctttagagaacgttctctaaagatTCCCACAACGCTCCTATAACCAcatttgtcacaacctttagatAACgtttctctaaaggttcccagaatgttcccctAATGTTAACTTTCTACGACCTTCAtagaacctttagagaatgttctcttttGGTTACCATA from Solea senegalensis isolate Sse05_10M linkage group LG6, IFAPA_SoseM_1, whole genome shotgun sequence harbors:
- the LOC122770511 gene encoding vascular cell adhesion protein 1-like — protein: MTHCVLKRVYIHQLLRFLTKQEEIMFSRGVFVALSFMVTFLRTVSSCDYNCTYRPYFIPSRLVVKHGDSTSAACHLCSSCQDNKFMLEFPAGEDSRNGTVISWTSPKMTEWGRSVLCHYSITATDKMCCSELPVTVYKPPDSVSIGFANHSGQLYEARQYTLQCKVHNVGPVRYVKVTFYRGSTVLERLPAKNSVNEARENVTYTLNVNASKEDDGVQYRCEAKLELGSEGPQKPPMMTSQTITATVHYKPQRQDPTPPDQITVTQGDTLQMNCTAEGNPHPSYSWRFLPASLPLSNNSVLTIKSAAFAHQGNYTCSVSNGVGTLDVNFNVVVKANIIPYIAIATAVVLVVIVGGVVHWYRHSRRGQYNLRDVFHLNKPHIAVPTAE